In one window of uncultured Acetobacteroides sp. DNA:
- a CDS encoding methylmalonyl-CoA mutase family protein, protein MAEDKDVKLFAEFAPVTTAEWDAVINVDLKGADYDKKLVWKPLEGFSVRPYYRTEDMKNLDHLQYLPGQFPYVRGNKTNSNAWMVRQDILVEDVKAANAKALDVLMKGVDSLGFVFNSCKELTAAELDTLLKGISVCAIEVNFVCCCKSRNLAKLFIEKMKKDGVNLAAVRGSINYSPLRKLSLEGAWCSDEAAAFTNTKEMIEGAAALPCFKTVSVDGSIFHNSGSTSVQELAFALSMGNEYLAKLTDLGACATMVAKAIRFNFSVSSNYFMEIAKFRAARMLWAEIAKNYGVAENDAKMSIHAETSKWNQTVYDPYVNLLRGTTEAMSATIAGVDSLTVVPFDAAYRKSTEFSDRIARNAQLLLKEEAHFDLVVDPAAGSYYIEELTASIAKAAWTLFVEVEGKGGYVAAIKEGFIQAAVKATAQKRDMNIATRRDIVLGTNQYPNFTEVAEADVTLEAITRAEAKKGDAAEALAPYRGAMAFEALRYKTDKSGKEPKAFMLTIGALAMRRARAQFACNFFACAGFRTIDHNGYASVEEGVKTALEAKADIVVICSSDDDYATYAPEAYEMLKGKAIFVVAGAPACEAELKAKGITNFISVKSNVLETLKGYQAELGI, encoded by the coding sequence ATGGCAGAAGATAAAGATGTTAAGTTATTTGCCGAATTCGCTCCTGTGACAACAGCCGAGTGGGATGCGGTAATTAACGTTGACCTTAAGGGTGCCGACTACGACAAGAAGCTGGTGTGGAAACCATTGGAAGGCTTCAGCGTACGTCCGTACTACCGTACTGAGGATATGAAGAATCTCGATCACCTTCAGTATCTCCCTGGTCAATTCCCATATGTTCGCGGAAACAAAACCAACAGCAACGCTTGGATGGTTCGTCAGGATATCCTTGTAGAGGATGTTAAGGCAGCCAATGCTAAGGCGCTGGATGTGCTCATGAAGGGCGTTGACTCGCTCGGATTCGTTTTCAACAGCTGCAAGGAGCTTACCGCTGCAGAGCTTGACACTCTTCTTAAAGGTATCAGCGTTTGCGCTATCGAGGTAAACTTTGTATGCTGCTGCAAGAGCCGTAATCTAGCTAAGCTATTCATCGAAAAGATGAAGAAGGACGGCGTTAACCTTGCTGCTGTTCGTGGATCAATCAACTACAGCCCACTTCGCAAGCTATCGCTCGAAGGTGCTTGGTGCTCCGACGAAGCTGCTGCTTTCACCAACACTAAGGAGATGATCGAAGGCGCTGCTGCCCTTCCTTGCTTCAAGACTGTTTCGGTTGATGGCTCTATCTTCCACAACTCGGGCTCAACCTCTGTTCAGGAGTTGGCTTTTGCCCTTTCGATGGGTAACGAGTACCTTGCTAAGCTTACCGATCTTGGCGCTTGCGCTACCATGGTGGCTAAGGCTATTCGCTTCAACTTCTCGGTTAGCTCCAACTACTTCATGGAGATTGCCAAGTTCCGCGCTGCTCGTATGCTTTGGGCAGAAATCGCAAAGAACTACGGCGTTGCCGAGAACGATGCTAAGATGAGCATCCACGCTGAAACATCGAAGTGGAACCAAACCGTTTACGACCCATACGTTAACCTACTTCGTGGTACTACCGAGGCTATGTCGGCTACCATTGCAGGTGTTGACTCGCTAACCGTAGTTCCTTTCGATGCTGCTTACCGCAAGTCAACTGAGTTCAGCGACCGTATCGCTCGCAACGCTCAGCTGCTGCTTAAGGAGGAGGCTCACTTCGACCTAGTGGTTGACCCAGCTGCTGGCTCATACTACATCGAGGAGCTAACTGCTTCTATCGCAAAGGCTGCTTGGACGCTATTCGTAGAGGTAGAGGGCAAGGGCGGATATGTTGCTGCAATTAAGGAAGGATTTATCCAAGCTGCAGTTAAGGCTACCGCTCAAAAGCGTGATATGAACATCGCTACTCGTCGCGATATTGTACTTGGTACCAACCAGTATCCTAACTTTACCGAGGTTGCTGAGGCTGATGTAACCCTTGAGGCTATCACCCGCGCTGAGGCTAAGAAGGGTGATGCTGCCGAGGCTCTTGCTCCATACCGTGGCGCAATGGCATTCGAGGCGCTTCGCTACAAGACTGATAAGAGCGGCAAGGAGCCTAAGGCTTTCATGCTAACCATCGGTGCTTTGGCAATGCGTCGTGCACGCGCTCAGTTTGCTTGCAACTTCTTTGCTTGCGCTGGCTTCCGTACCATCGACCATAATGGATACGCTTCTGTTGAGGAAGGTGTTAAGACTGCACTAGAGGCTAAGGCTGATATAGTTGTTATCTGTTCTTCGGATGATGATTACGCAACCTACGCTCCTGAGGCTTACGAAATGCTTAAGGGTAAGGCTATCTTCGTTGTTGCTGGAGCACCAGCTTGCGAAGCCGAGCTTAAAGCTAAGGGCATCACCAACTTCATCAGCGTAAAGAGCAACGTGCTTGAGACATTGAAAGGTTACCAAGCAGAGTTAGGGATTTAA
- a CDS encoding four helix bundle protein — protein MHNFKELNVWQKARAFSKSIYSLTSDFPKVEQFGVVSQLRRASVSISSNIAEGSGRGSDKDMCRFLDIALGSAFEVESLLYIALDLGYINQDDFDNLNSQVLEIGKMLSSLNQCLVKRQQSNI, from the coding sequence ATGCACAATTTTAAGGAGTTGAATGTATGGCAAAAGGCTAGGGCTTTCTCGAAAAGCATCTATTCTTTGACTTCGGACTTTCCGAAAGTGGAACAGTTCGGTGTTGTAAGCCAACTCCGCCGTGCTTCTGTCTCGATCTCATCAAACATTGCTGAGGGTTCGGGTAGAGGTTCCGATAAGGATATGTGTAGATTCTTGGATATCGCATTAGGATCAGCTTTTGAAGTTGAATCACTGCTATACATTGCTTTAGATTTGGGCTATATCAATCAAGATGACTTTGATAATTTGAATAGTCAAGTTCTTGAGATTGGCAAAATGCTTTCGAGTTTAAATCAATGTTTAGTTAAGCGACAACAGTCTAATATCTAA
- the scpA gene encoding methylmalonyl-CoA mutase, giving the protein MRPKFDELKIDNTWMTAEQIPVKEAYSAADLEGMEHLNYAAGIPPFLRGPYSTMYVNKPWTVRQYAGFSTAAESNAFYRRNLAAGQKGLSVAFDLATHRGYDADHPRVVGDVGKAGVSICSVEDMKVLFDGIPLDQMSVSMTMNGAVLPVLAFYIVAGMEQGCSLDQLAGTIQNDILKEFMVRNTYIYPPEFSMQIIADIFEYTSKNMPKFNSISISGYHMQEAGATADIELAYTLADGLEYLRTGTKAGLSVDKFAPRLSFFWAIGMNHFMEIAKMRAGRLIWAKLVNQFGPKSNKSLALRTHSQTSGWSLTEQDPFNNVGRTAIEAMAAALGHTQSLHTNALDEAIALPTDFSARIARNTQIYLQEETNICKAVDPWAGSYYVETLTQELAQKAWKLIEEVEELGGMAKAIETGIPKMRIEEAAARKQARIDSGNDAIIGINKYRLDKEDPLDILDVDNTAVRLEQIERLNTLRANRDEAKVKAALAAITKCVETKQGNLLELAVEAAKLRATLGEISDACEVIVGRYKAKILTISGVYSKEVKNDESFAHAKELCEKFAKLDGRQPRIMIAKLGQDGHDRGAKVVATGYADIGFDVDMGPLFQTPEEAAKQAVENDVHVVGVSSLAAGHKTLVPQIVAELKKLGREDIMVIVGGVIPHQDYQVLYDSGASAIFGPGTPVSTAAIKILELLLAATEE; this is encoded by the coding sequence ATGCGTCCTAAATTTGACGAACTTAAGATAGATAATACCTGGATGACTGCTGAGCAGATCCCGGTGAAGGAGGCATACTCTGCCGCCGACCTCGAAGGAATGGAGCACCTTAACTATGCTGCCGGTATTCCACCTTTCCTCCGCGGACCATACTCAACCATGTACGTAAACAAGCCTTGGACTGTTCGTCAGTATGCAGGTTTCTCTACTGCTGCCGAGTCTAACGCTTTCTACCGTCGTAACCTTGCTGCTGGACAGAAGGGTCTTTCGGTAGCATTTGACCTTGCTACTCACCGCGGATACGATGCTGACCACCCACGTGTAGTTGGCGACGTAGGTAAGGCTGGTGTGTCTATCTGCTCGGTTGAGGATATGAAGGTTCTTTTCGATGGTATCCCATTGGATCAGATGTCGGTTTCGATGACCATGAACGGTGCCGTACTTCCAGTATTGGCGTTCTACATCGTTGCTGGTATGGAGCAAGGTTGCTCGTTAGATCAGCTTGCTGGTACCATCCAGAACGACATCCTTAAGGAATTCATGGTGCGTAACACCTACATCTACCCACCAGAATTCTCGATGCAAATCATTGCTGATATCTTCGAGTACACCTCTAAGAACATGCCTAAGTTTAACTCGATCTCTATTTCGGGTTACCACATGCAGGAGGCTGGTGCTACCGCTGATATCGAGCTAGCATATACCCTTGCTGATGGTCTTGAGTACCTACGCACCGGAACTAAGGCTGGACTTTCTGTTGACAAGTTTGCTCCACGTCTTTCGTTCTTCTGGGCAATTGGTATGAACCACTTCATGGAGATTGCTAAGATGCGTGCCGGACGTTTAATCTGGGCTAAGCTGGTTAACCAGTTCGGACCTAAGAGCAACAAGTCGTTGGCATTGCGTACTCACTCGCAAACTTCAGGTTGGTCGCTTACCGAGCAAGATCCATTCAACAATGTTGGACGTACCGCTATCGAAGCTATGGCTGCTGCACTTGGTCACACCCAATCGCTGCATACCAATGCGCTTGACGAGGCTATCGCACTTCCAACCGATTTCTCTGCTCGTATCGCACGTAATACCCAGATCTACCTACAGGAAGAAACCAACATCTGCAAGGCTGTTGACCCATGGGCTGGTTCGTACTACGTAGAAACTCTTACCCAAGAGCTGGCTCAGAAGGCTTGGAAGCTTATCGAAGAGGTTGAAGAGCTTGGCGGTATGGCTAAGGCTATCGAGACTGGTATTCCAAAGATGCGTATCGAGGAAGCTGCGGCTCGTAAGCAGGCTCGTATCGACTCGGGCAACGATGCCATCATCGGTATCAACAAGTATCGTCTAGACAAGGAAGATCCATTGGATATCCTTGACGTAGACAATACCGCTGTTCGTCTTGAGCAGATCGAGCGTCTGAATACCCTTCGCGCAAACCGCGACGAGGCTAAGGTTAAGGCTGCTCTTGCTGCCATTACCAAGTGCGTGGAAACTAAGCAAGGTAACCTACTTGAGCTAGCCGTTGAGGCTGCTAAGCTTCGCGCTACCCTTGGCGAAATTTCTGATGCTTGCGAGGTAATCGTAGGACGTTACAAGGCTAAAATTCTTACCATCTCTGGCGTATACTCTAAGGAAGTGAAAAACGACGAAAGTTTTGCTCATGCAAAAGAGCTTTGCGAAAAGTTTGCTAAGCTCGATGGTCGTCAACCTCGTATCATGATCGCTAAGCTCGGTCAGGACGGACACGACCGCGGTGCTAAGGTTGTTGCAACCGGATATGCTGATATAGGTTTCGACGTGGATATGGGACCATTGTTCCAAACTCCAGAGGAAGCTGCTAAGCAAGCCGTAGAGAACGACGTTCACGTAGTAGGTGTTTCTTCGCTTGCTGCTGGTCACAAGACCCTCGTTCCTCAAATCGTTGCTGAGCTTAAGAAACTAGGTCGCGAAGACATTATGGTAATCGTGGGTGGTGTGATTCCTCACCAAGACTACCAGGTGCTTTACGATTCGGGTGCTTCGGCTATCTTCGGTCCTGGAACTCCAGTGTCTACCGCAGCTATCAAGATTCTTGAGCTGCTTCTTGCCGCTACTGAAGAGTAA
- a CDS encoding DUF5686 family protein, with amino-acid sequence MKRILLLLLMLACYAGYAQKRYSGTVRDAVTLKPLPFATVVTSQNRTRGVTTNLHGEFTIAATATEQQLVVSYMGYEPRSMATSTLKPSGNEVLLTPSVYNIDEVTVYPTENPAHRIINNAIAHIRDNNPDENPSYRCRLYSKTILRIEPLPKSKYESKFRSFSDTMNMLVTESVADRVYAYKDITEERVIANRVSGFKNPLFSFNTTSFQPIHFYSTNITLLDKNFLNPISPNSTRSYFFLIQDTLIVEKDTTFVIQFTPRRNTNFDGLKGFVHINSNGWAIQNVVAERAEKAGIDIKIEQQYTLQRGKWFPSQYRHKVTLNNYPPGYGVCSFMEGTGTVYDVSISSAAPKSIKRSTVAIADTANSAYAAIERYRPSPLTRKDSTTYKTYERLTKKHDLDKLQFLIEDLMQLRIPIGKLSFPLTALYGNNRYEENRFGLAAETNRRLTKYASLGGYFAYGTRDAQWKYGGSVTLFPKGDPKTSIRLSYRNDVDMATHFYLVGERRSSLVDHFLLDRADRTIEYAASASTHIWDIDLALGGKVAQLAPTYSYRYKGVEQQRLWTNNSEVNLTARLGYKERETKFFNTYFYETQGYPVIGLNIRQGLSAFGGDYRYTSVEAGIFKRFTLRKAGVLRITALAGNQEGDVPYSLLYGANGTNSSYFPFLVNSSFNCAKPFEYASSRYGSLFAYYDLGSLLFSRKNFKPTVSIFQAAGWSRLANSARYEGLDIRDMRKGYFESGLILGSILRYKIFGFLYLGFGAGAFVAYGDAVKQPLDKTITYKASINVDF; translated from the coding sequence ATGAAACGAATTCTACTACTTCTGCTAATGCTCGCATGCTACGCGGGCTACGCGCAAAAACGGTACAGCGGCACCGTCCGCGATGCGGTAACGCTAAAGCCCCTCCCCTTTGCCACCGTTGTTACCTCTCAGAATAGGACTCGCGGGGTAACCACCAACCTGCACGGCGAGTTTACCATTGCCGCAACCGCCACGGAGCAGCAGCTCGTTGTGAGCTACATGGGCTACGAGCCCCGCTCGATGGCAACATCCACGCTGAAGCCTTCGGGAAACGAGGTGCTGCTAACGCCATCGGTCTACAACATCGACGAGGTAACGGTGTACCCCACCGAGAACCCCGCGCACCGCATCATCAACAACGCCATTGCGCACATCAGGGATAACAACCCCGACGAAAACCCGTCGTACCGCTGCCGCCTCTACAGCAAAACCATCCTACGGATAGAGCCGCTGCCCAAATCGAAGTACGAATCGAAGTTCCGCAGCTTTTCCGACACGATGAACATGCTGGTTACCGAATCGGTTGCCGACAGGGTGTACGCCTACAAGGATATTACGGAGGAAAGGGTGATTGCCAACAGGGTGAGCGGCTTCAAGAATCCGCTGTTCAGCTTCAACACCACCTCATTTCAGCCCATACACTTCTACAGCACCAACATCACGCTGCTCGACAAGAACTTCCTGAACCCCATCAGCCCCAACAGCACCCGGAGCTACTTCTTCCTGATTCAGGACACGCTAATCGTGGAGAAGGACACCACCTTTGTGATACAGTTTACCCCCCGCCGCAATACCAACTTCGACGGGCTTAAGGGGTTCGTGCACATCAACAGCAACGGGTGGGCCATACAGAATGTGGTGGCCGAAAGGGCCGAGAAGGCGGGCATCGACATAAAGATAGAGCAGCAGTACACCCTCCAGCGGGGAAAATGGTTCCCCAGCCAGTACCGCCACAAGGTTACGCTCAACAACTACCCGCCCGGCTACGGGGTTTGCTCGTTCATGGAGGGGACGGGCACGGTGTACGACGTGAGCATATCCAGCGCTGCCCCTAAAAGCATAAAGCGGAGCACGGTTGCCATTGCCGACACCGCCAACAGCGCCTACGCGGCTATCGAACGCTACCGCCCCTCGCCCCTTACCCGGAAAGATTCGACCACCTATAAGACCTACGAGAGGCTAACCAAGAAGCACGACCTCGATAAGCTCCAGTTCCTCATCGAAGACCTTATGCAGCTGAGGATCCCCATCGGCAAGCTCTCCTTTCCGCTTACCGCCCTGTACGGCAACAACCGCTACGAGGAGAACCGCTTTGGGCTGGCAGCCGAAACCAACCGCCGCCTCACCAAGTACGCCTCGCTGGGGGGCTACTTTGCCTACGGAACGCGCGATGCCCAGTGGAAGTACGGCGGATCGGTAACGCTATTCCCCAAGGGCGACCCGAAAACCTCAATCCGGCTGAGCTACCGCAACGATGTGGATATGGCCACGCACTTCTACTTGGTGGGCGAAAGGCGCAGCTCGCTCGTCGACCACTTCCTGCTCGACAGGGCCGATAGAACCATCGAATACGCCGCCAGCGCAAGCACCCACATCTGGGATATCGACCTCGCCCTTGGCGGAAAGGTGGCGCAGCTAGCCCCCACCTACAGCTACCGCTACAAGGGCGTGGAGCAGCAGCGCCTTTGGACCAACAACTCGGAGGTAAACCTAACGGCAAGGCTGGGCTACAAGGAGCGCGAGACCAAGTTCTTTAACACCTACTTCTACGAGACGCAGGGATACCCCGTTATCGGGCTCAACATTCGTCAGGGGCTATCGGCATTTGGGGGCGACTACCGCTACACCAGCGTCGAGGCGGGCATCTTCAAGCGCTTCACCCTCCGCAAGGCGGGAGTGCTGCGCATCACGGCGCTAGCCGGCAACCAGGAGGGCGATGTCCCCTACTCGCTCCTGTACGGCGCCAACGGCACCAACAGCAGCTACTTCCCCTTTCTGGTAAACAGCTCGTTTAACTGCGCCAAGCCCTTCGAGTACGCCTCCTCGCGCTACGGCAGCCTGTTTGCCTACTACGACCTGGGCTCGCTGCTCTTCTCGCGGAAGAACTTCAAGCCTACCGTATCGATATTCCAGGCGGCAGGATGGTCGCGCCTTGCCAACAGCGCCCGCTACGAGGGGCTCGACATCAGGGATATGCGCAAGGGCTACTTCGAGTCGGGACTTATCCTCGGAAGCATCCTCCGCTACAAGATATTCGGATTCCTGTACCTCGGATTCGGCGCCGGCGCATTCGTAGCCTACGGCGATGCGGTAAAGCAGCCGCTGGACAAGACCATCACCTACAAGGCGAGCATTAATGTTGATTTCTAG
- a CDS encoding DUF4296 domain-containing protein — MKKLLLIIAAAIAFASCSDNDQVLSKQKMANILRDIHISDAVLNTQRYSQNTFENLDSLYLYKDVFKKNDVSREEFIHSLQYYSKYPRKLDEIYTMVVNELSAQQTKMREDMEKKEKGKAKTPKPLK, encoded by the coding sequence ATGAAAAAGTTACTCCTCATTATAGCCGCAGCTATAGCATTTGCCTCCTGCAGCGACAACGATCAGGTTCTCTCAAAGCAGAAGATGGCTAACATCCTGCGCGATATCCACATCTCGGATGCGGTGCTCAACACCCAGCGGTATTCGCAGAACACCTTCGAGAACCTCGACTCGCTTTATCTCTACAAAGATGTTTTTAAGAAGAATGACGTATCGCGCGAAGAGTTTATCCATAGCCTTCAGTACTACAGCAAGTATCCCCGCAAGCTCGACGAGATCTACACCATGGTGGTAAACGAACTCTCGGCCCAGCAGACAAAGATGCGCGAGGATATGGAAAAGAAGGAAAAGGGAAAGGCGAAAACCCCGAAGCCGCTAAAGTAG
- a CDS encoding gliding motility-associated C-terminal domain-containing protein has product MHKRLHILLFVVVATLLTTAAYGQNLPYACQGSVERYGVKGFNGLSNFSWRITDPKGTEVPASAIKSVNAGSDSVDVTWNYANMPGGIYTFHIIEKTPWGCTGEEYTQDIVVNTPEVYVPISSFLNTKDNLINLCKGKDYELEVQLKDGKRTIATSLSKWMDLNDAFNVKRIVSTAGTFSVKVVDDLSSCSYDTVKVVSHELPKVDLGPDVTICKFQPATIVPKVDKGNIYSWTINNEVVSTASSYYADQANIDLALAVTDEYGCVGSDTIKVNQCSVESIRVPAAFTPNGDSYNDKWTIPDFETKYDVENLQIEVFSRWGKLVWKYTKGKYDPTQMWDGKDMSGKPLPVDSYHYIMSFKYNGSTQNLKGAVTIIL; this is encoded by the coding sequence ATGCATAAAAGACTCCACATACTACTTTTTGTTGTGGTAGCCACACTACTTACCACGGCGGCGTATGGGCAAAACTTGCCCTACGCCTGCCAGGGTAGTGTAGAGCGCTATGGGGTAAAGGGGTTCAACGGGCTGTCGAACTTTTCCTGGCGCATTACCGATCCAAAGGGTACCGAGGTTCCTGCAAGTGCCATTAAAAGCGTCAACGCCGGTTCCGATTCGGTAGATGTTACCTGGAATTACGCCAACATGCCCGGCGGTATTTATACGTTTCATATTATAGAAAAAACACCCTGGGGCTGTACCGGCGAGGAGTACACCCAGGATATTGTGGTAAACACCCCCGAGGTGTACGTGCCCATATCCTCGTTTCTCAACACAAAAGATAACCTTATAAACCTCTGTAAGGGCAAGGACTACGAGCTAGAGGTGCAGCTAAAGGATGGCAAGCGAACCATTGCTACCAGCCTAAGCAAGTGGATGGATCTTAATGATGCCTTCAACGTAAAGCGAATAGTATCAACGGCAGGAACCTTCTCCGTAAAGGTGGTCGACGATCTGTCGTCGTGCTCGTACGACACCGTAAAAGTTGTTTCACACGAATTACCCAAGGTCGATCTTGGCCCAGATGTTACCATCTGCAAGTTTCAGCCTGCCACCATAGTGCCCAAAGTCGATAAGGGCAACATTTATTCATGGACCATCAACAACGAAGTGGTATCTACCGCCTCTAGCTACTATGCCGATCAGGCAAATATCGATCTGGCGCTGGCCGTTACCGACGAGTATGGCTGCGTGGGCTCCGATACCATAAAGGTTAATCAGTGCAGCGTCGAGAGCATCCGCGTTCCAGCGGCCTTTACGCCCAACGGCGACAGCTACAACGATAAGTGGACCATTCCCGACTTCGAAACCAAGTACGATGTAGAAAATCTACAGATAGAGGTGTTCTCCCGCTGGGGTAAGCTGGTTTGGAAGTATACTAAGGGTAAGTACGATCCTACCCAGATGTGGGATGGAAAGGACATGAGCGGCAAACCGCTGCCAGTTGATTCGTACCACTACATCATGAGTTTTAAGTATAACGGCAGCACGCAAAACCTTAAGGGGGCTGTAACCATCATCTTGTAG
- a CDS encoding type IX secretion system membrane protein PorP/SprF, with amino-acid sequence MIKQRRYTLAALAGLLLALAPMGVRAQQEPLIGQYMFNPYLINPAFAGSEGYTFFTFTASNQWAGYSKSPKTYIASFQTSQSGSLLNIFKSGRGWSRRMRSRNSASTGIGAMIYSDWNGDVSRNGFQGTYAYHTPLRGDDKLSFGLSFSLFQFRADVTNEDLPNPDNDPLLMAGKRVSQMSPEANFGAYYTNKGFFAGFTANNLLQSAVRFAVDDKGSRPEVLRHYYLMGGYKMKANYRIDVEPSMMLTTTERGQFNTDINIKGYYKNDYWAGLSYRTSGAVLVLVGAHYQDFRFGYAFNFGFGDVSTFSKFGSHEFMVGYSIGESRGRYRWTRRR; translated from the coding sequence ATGATAAAACAAAGGAGATATACGCTAGCTGCTCTTGCTGGATTGCTTCTGGCTCTTGCGCCAATGGGCGTACGGGCGCAGCAAGAACCTCTTATTGGGCAGTACATGTTTAATCCGTACCTGATAAATCCGGCCTTTGCCGGCTCGGAGGGGTATACCTTCTTTACCTTTACGGCAAGCAACCAGTGGGCAGGCTACTCCAAGTCGCCCAAAACCTATATAGCTTCGTTTCAAACCAGCCAATCGGGCAGCCTCCTCAATATTTTCAAGAGTGGACGAGGTTGGAGCCGTCGTATGCGCAGCCGTAACTCGGCTAGCACCGGTATTGGCGCAATGATCTATAGCGATTGGAACGGCGATGTCTCGCGCAATGGCTTTCAGGGCACCTACGCCTACCATACGCCGCTTCGGGGCGACGATAAGCTATCGTTTGGCCTCTCGTTTAGCCTTTTCCAGTTCAGGGCCGATGTTACCAACGAGGATCTGCCCAATCCCGATAACGATCCGTTGCTGATGGCGGGAAAGCGGGTTTCGCAGATGTCACCTGAGGCCAACTTCGGCGCCTACTATACCAACAAGGGCTTCTTTGCCGGCTTTACAGCGAACAACCTTCTGCAATCGGCCGTCCGCTTTGCGGTAGACGATAAGGGCTCGAGGCCCGAGGTGCTCCGCCACTACTACCTCATGGGCGGTTACAAGATGAAGGCCAATTACCGTATTGATGTCGAGCCATCGATGATGTTAACTACCACCGAGCGCGGTCAGTTTAATACCGATATCAACATAAAGGGGTACTACAAAAACGACTACTGGGCTGGGCTATCGTATCGTACCTCAGGAGCAGTACTTGTTCTTGTGGGAGCACACTACCAGGATTTCCGCTTTGGCTACGCCTTTAACTTTGGCTTTGGCGATGTATCCACCTTCTCGAAGTTTGGCTCGCACGAGTTTATGGTGGGCTACTCCATTGGCGAAAGTCGTGGCCGCTACCGCTGGACGCGTCGTAGGTAG
- a CDS encoding SUMF1/EgtB/PvdO family nonheme iron enzyme: MKRTLLVLAICALAVISKANNLQIGAVKISADKQHVEFTVKWDNSWKVNGGPANYDAVWVFIKYQDCATNNLPWQHVGLSTNSADHTVDGGVLTIDATADGKGVFIRRSAAGSGNLSSANVSLKMTVTDNSFNYQVNGIEMVYVPQGPFFAGDGNRGSGNKWGFGATGGDNYLQIDATVNTNGLNSADYVSNPSWGSTAKLPGNAYPFGYNAYYMMKYEISQEAYANFLNTLTYDQQLGRFTNAPNSAPGTFAIAGLSNPQNGRNGIRIKSSGQVSNVPATVGCDLNLNGVFDEADDGQNIACNWLSWGDMIAFLDWAALRPMTEFEYEKACRGASIPAVGEYAWGSNTILAANSGAIVYPGAANEVSISVGAGLCAYGVNNNNNRGPLRCGFAATSTSNRTVAGASFYGIMELTGNVDEQCVGGYNYNYSTFTSISGDGDLTVNGNANTANWPANGGGQAGGIARGGNWYDGGNILMVSNRDWMTTNFNQTRDVRNGGRGVRMP, encoded by the coding sequence ATGAAAAGAACGCTCTTAGTATTGGCTATTTGTGCGTTGGCTGTTATTTCGAAGGCCAACAACCTGCAAATAGGTGCTGTAAAAATCTCAGCCGACAAGCAGCATGTCGAGTTTACCGTAAAATGGGATAATAGTTGGAAGGTTAACGGAGGCCCCGCAAACTACGATGCCGTTTGGGTCTTTATTAAGTATCAAGATTGTGCTACCAACAACCTACCTTGGCAGCATGTTGGGCTAAGCACCAACTCTGCCGATCATACGGTTGATGGAGGTGTGCTTACCATCGATGCAACAGCCGATGGTAAGGGTGTTTTTATCCGTCGTTCGGCGGCTGGTAGTGGAAATCTCTCTTCTGCCAATGTTTCCCTTAAAATGACTGTCACCGATAATAGTTTTAACTACCAGGTTAACGGCATCGAGATGGTGTACGTGCCACAGGGACCATTCTTTGCTGGCGATGGTAATCGCGGTAGTGGCAACAAGTGGGGCTTTGGTGCCACTGGTGGCGATAACTACCTTCAGATTGATGCTACCGTAAATACTAACGGGCTAAACTCTGCCGATTACGTGTCGAATCCTTCGTGGGGTTCTACGGCAAAGCTGCCCGGCAACGCCTACCCTTTTGGCTACAACGCCTATTACATGATGAAGTACGAGATTAGCCAGGAGGCCTACGCGAACTTCTTAAATACGCTAACATACGATCAGCAGCTTGGACGCTTTACCAATGCGCCAAACTCTGCACCCGGAACATTTGCTATTGCAGGTCTCTCCAATCCTCAAAACGGGCGTAACGGCATTAGAATAAAGTCGTCGGGTCAGGTGAGCAACGTTCCTGCCACCGTAGGTTGCGACCTTAACCTAAATGGTGTATTCGACGAGGCCGACGACGGGCAGAATATTGCCTGCAACTGGCTTAGCTGGGGCGATATGATTGCTTTCCTCGATTGGGCCGCACTTCGTCCAATGACCGAGTTTGAGTACGAGAAGGCTTGTCGTGGAGCCAGCATACCCGCAGTAGGCGAATACGCTTGGGGAAGTAATACTATTTTGGCCGCCAATTCGGGTGCTATCGTTTATCCGGGTGCTGCCAACGAGGTTTCCATTTCGGTGGGTGCTGGGTTGTGCGCGTATGGGGTCAACAACAATAACAACCGAGGCCCACTACGCTGTGGGTTTGCGGCAACGTCAACATCCAACCGCACGGTTGCTGGTGCATCTTTCTATGGCATCATGGAACTTACTGGTAATGTAGACGAGCAGTGCGTTGGCGGGTACAACTATAACTACAGCACCTTTACCTCGATAAGTGGCGATGGCGATCTTACTGTAAACGGTAATGCCAATACCGCCAACTGGCCCGCTAATGGTGGTGGTCAGGCAGGTGGCATTGCGCGTGGCGGAAACTGGTACGATGGTGGGAATATCCTAATGGTTAGCAATCGAGATTGGATGACTACCAACTTTAATCAAACCCGCGATGTTCGCAATGGAGGACGTGGCGTGAGAATGCCGTAG